The following are encoded in a window of Chthoniobacterales bacterium genomic DNA:
- a CDS encoding glucose 1-dehydrogenase has protein sequence MKLDGKVALVTGSGQGIGQAIAIRLAQDGADIIVDDRKIGESAQETADAITKLGRRVHLFQGDLANPDDNRRLVSEGVAALGKIDILVNNAGVERHGDFWDVTEADFDFVLNINLRGTFFVTQDFVKHLMETKRAGRIINISSVHEELPFPHFSTYCASKGGLKMLCRDLAVELGPYGITVNNIAPGAIETPINAKLMSDPGLMKALTSQIPLGRLGQPGDVSGLAAFLASDEASFVTGSTFFVDGGLLWNYHEQ, from the coding sequence ATGAAGCTCGACGGCAAGGTGGCACTCGTGACGGGAAGCGGACAGGGCATCGGCCAGGCGATTGCGATTCGCCTCGCGCAGGACGGAGCGGACATCATCGTGGATGACCGCAAGATCGGGGAAAGCGCGCAGGAAACGGCGGATGCCATCACGAAGCTCGGCCGCCGCGTGCATCTTTTTCAAGGCGATCTCGCGAATCCCGACGACAACCGTCGCCTGGTCAGTGAAGGCGTGGCCGCGCTCGGTAAGATCGACATCCTCGTGAACAACGCCGGCGTCGAACGCCATGGCGATTTCTGGGACGTGACCGAGGCGGACTTCGATTTCGTGCTGAACATCAACCTGCGCGGCACGTTTTTCGTGACCCAGGATTTCGTGAAGCACCTCATGGAGACAAAGCGCGCGGGCCGCATCATCAACATCAGCTCGGTCCACGAGGAATTGCCGTTCCCGCATTTCTCGACCTACTGCGCGAGCAAGGGCGGCCTGAAAATGCTCTGCCGCGATCTCGCCGTGGAGCTCGGGCCGTATGGCATCACGGTGAACAACATCGCGCCGGGTGCGATCGAGACGCCGATCAACGCGAAGCTGATGAGCGACCCCGGCCTGATGAAGGCACTGACGTCGCAAATCCCGCTCGGCCGGCTCGGCCAGCCCGGCGACGTGAGCGGCCTCGCGGCGTTCCTCGCCTCGGACGAAGCCAGCTTCGTGACGGGCTCGACATTCTTCGTCGATGGCGGCCTGCTCTGGAACTACCACGAACAATAG
- a CDS encoding DMT family transporter — MAAATASISGPAPRENLGLGIALIIAAFFCAAVMSAFGKAATGVPALQLLFLQYGISFAVFLPVVARQGIGTLKTDHLGLHVFRSVTGSVCQLLFFIAVKSIPLMDAVLLSNAAPLFIPLVVFVWFRKTVQPLVWASLFVGLIGIVLIIKPSAAMFRDPAALIALAAAVFSALALVATNKLSATEPPTRILVYNFGVSTLLLAPICAFSWTPPTPHQWTLLVAVGLTMALTQYLIILAYRHASAASISPFNYTVVIFSGLLGWVFFGNVPDWIAVLGTLLICAGGILSIRAGHPEGHGHALSCARHKPVPKA; from the coding sequence ATGGCTGCCGCCACCGCCAGCATCTCCGGGCCCGCGCCGCGCGAAAATCTCGGCCTCGGCATCGCCCTCATCATTGCGGCGTTCTTCTGCGCGGCGGTCATGAGCGCCTTTGGCAAGGCCGCGACCGGCGTGCCTGCGCTGCAGCTGCTCTTTCTCCAATACGGCATCAGCTTCGCCGTCTTCCTGCCCGTCGTCGCGCGACAGGGCATCGGCACATTGAAGACCGATCACCTCGGCCTGCACGTCTTCCGCAGCGTCACCGGCTCCGTCTGCCAGCTCCTTTTCTTCATCGCGGTGAAGTCCATCCCGCTCATGGACGCCGTGCTGCTCTCGAACGCCGCGCCGCTCTTCATCCCGCTCGTCGTCTTCGTCTGGTTCCGCAAGACCGTGCAGCCGCTCGTCTGGGCCAGTCTCTTCGTCGGCCTCATCGGCATTGTCCTCATCATCAAGCCCAGCGCCGCGATGTTCCGCGACCCCGCCGCGCTCATCGCTCTCGCCGCCGCCGTGTTCTCCGCGCTCGCTCTCGTCGCGACGAACAAACTCTCCGCCACCGAGCCGCCCACGCGCATCCTCGTTTACAACTTCGGCGTCTCCACGCTCCTGCTCGCGCCAATCTGCGCGTTCTCGTGGACGCCGCCCACGCCGCACCAATGGACGCTCCTCGTCGCCGTCGGCCTCACGATGGCGCTTACGCAATACCTCATCATCCTCGCCTACCGCCACGCCAGCGCCGCGAGCATCTCGCCCTTCAACTACACCGTCGTCATCTTCTCCGGCCTGCTCGGCTGGGTTTTCTTCGGCAACGTGCCGGACTGGATCGCCGTCCTCGGCACGCTCCTCATCTGCGCCGGCGGCATCCTCAGCATCCGCGCCGGCCATCCCGAAGGCCACGGCCACGCCCTCAGCTGCGCCCGCCACAAACCCGTCCCGAAAGCATGA
- a CDS encoding SMP-30/gluconolactonase/LRE family protein, which yields MKYDPRALPDVPTLAAELTYPHDSILGESPLWDEREQVLYWVDIDRGEIHRFDPATQEDRTSTLGGKVTSIALRVSGGLVATLRKNFATFDPATGNADILEAVEADAPENRFNDGKCDRQGRYWAGTMNEVRVGAPEAGLYRYEGPGRCEKMIDGVTISNGTGWSPDGRTMYYTDTLRHTVYAYDFDPATGAIANRRPFYEVEPAAEGLPDGLTVDAEGHVWSALVNYGRILRFDPDGKLERMITFPATRGTCCTFGGSDYGDLYITTARECLSPAQIAAQPIAGSLFHCRPGVTGLPETPFRD from the coding sequence ATGAAATACGATCCGCGCGCCCTGCCCGACGTTCCCACGCTCGCCGCCGAGCTCACCTACCCGCACGACTCCATTCTCGGCGAATCCCCGCTCTGGGACGAACGCGAGCAGGTGCTCTACTGGGTCGACATCGACCGCGGCGAGATCCACCGCTTCGACCCCGCCACGCAGGAGGACAGGACGTCCACCCTCGGTGGCAAGGTCACGTCCATCGCTCTCCGCGTCTCCGGCGGCCTCGTCGCCACGCTCCGCAAGAACTTCGCCACCTTCGACCCCGCGACGGGCAACGCCGATATCCTCGAAGCCGTCGAGGCCGACGCGCCCGAGAACCGCTTCAACGACGGCAAATGCGACCGACAGGGCCGCTACTGGGCCGGCACGATGAACGAAGTCCGCGTCGGCGCGCCCGAGGCCGGCCTCTACCGCTACGAAGGCCCGGGCCGCTGCGAAAAAATGATCGACGGCGTCACGATCTCGAACGGCACGGGATGGAGCCCCGACGGCCGCACGATGTATTACACGGACACGCTCCGACACACCGTCTACGCCTACGACTTCGACCCCGCCACCGGCGCGATCGCGAATCGCCGCCCGTTTTACGAGGTCGAGCCCGCCGCCGAGGGGCTGCCCGACGGACTCACCGTCGATGCGGAAGGCCACGTCTGGAGCGCGCTCGTGAACTACGGCCGCATCCTCCGCTTCGATCCCGACGGCAAACTCGAGCGCATGATCACCTTCCCCGCCACGCGCGGCACCTGCTGCACCTTCGGCGGCTCGGACTACGGCGACCTCTACATCACGACGGCGCGCGAATGCCTCTCGCCGGCCCAGATCGCCGCCCAACCCATCGCCGGCAGCCTCTTCCATTGCCGTCCCGGCGTCACCGGCCTGCCCGAGACGCCCTTCCGCGACTGA
- a CDS encoding L,D-transpeptidase — MNSRKAAGIFGLVLLVAGIGAFFLRREFNEVARIEILKTARELRLVNAFGRTIRVYPVALGSQPGAPKRVEGDGATPVGTYFVCVKNPQSKFFLSLGISYPGPDDATRGRREGLISEAEERAIREANERGEAPPWKTRLGGEIFIHGGGAGRDWTQGCVALGNAEMRELYDRIPLGTPVHILP; from the coding sequence GTGAACTCGCGAAAAGCCGCCGGCATCTTCGGGCTCGTGCTGCTCGTGGCCGGGATCGGGGCCTTCTTCCTGCGCCGGGAATTCAACGAGGTGGCGAGGATCGAGATTCTGAAGACCGCGCGCGAACTCCGGCTCGTGAATGCGTTCGGTCGGACGATCCGGGTTTATCCCGTGGCCCTGGGATCGCAGCCGGGAGCCCCGAAGCGGGTGGAGGGCGACGGCGCCACGCCCGTGGGCACGTATTTCGTGTGCGTGAAGAATCCGCAGAGCAAATTCTTCCTGTCGCTGGGGATCAGCTATCCGGGCCCGGACGACGCCACGCGCGGGCGCCGCGAGGGATTGATTTCCGAGGCCGAGGAACGCGCGATTCGCGAGGCGAACGAGCGCGGGGAGGCTCCGCCGTGGAAGACGCGGCTCGGTGGTGAGATCTTCATCCACGGCGGCGGCGCCGGCCGGGATTGGACGCAGGGGTGCGTCGCTCTCGGCAACGCGGAAATGCGCGAACTTTACGATCGCATCCCGCTCGGGACGCCGGTGCACATCCTGCCGTAG